ATAGTGAGAAAAAAATACCCGCATCTTCAAAGGATGCTATTAGAGAAGCAAGAAAGAATGGATATGAAATCGCAATTGCTACTGGTCGTGCTCCTTTTATGATCCAGCCTATAATAGATGAATTAGAGATTGATACATACATAACGTTTAACGGTCAATATGTTGTCTACAAAGGTGAAGTGATATTCACGGATTGTATACCTAAAGAGGAGCTTGCAAATATTATTCAATTTGGTCAGGAAAGAAACCATCCGGTTGTGTTTATTGATGACGAAAAGATGATAGCGACAATAGAGGGTGACGAGTCTATTCAAAAAAGTTTAAATACTTTAAAACATCCGTATCCTGCAATTGATCCATCATTTTATGAGACAAATAATGTGTATCAAACATTAATTTTTATGGAAGAAAAGGATGAGCAATTTTATACGAAGCAATTTCCTAATGTGAAATTTATTC
Above is a genomic segment from Lysinibacillus sp. PLM2 containing:
- a CDS encoding phosphatase, with protein sequence MMTKILFFDIDGTLYNSEKKIPASSKDAIREARKNGYEIAIATGRAPFMIQPIIDELEIDTYITFNGQYVVYKGEVIFTDCIPKEELANIIQFGQERNHPVVFIDDEKMIATIEGDESIQKSLNTLKHPYPAIDPSFYETNNVYQTLIFMEEKDEQFYTKQFPNVKFIRWHPFSCDILPREGSKARGIQILLNKMNIPLSNVYAFGDGLNDIEMLQAVGTGVAMGNAHVKVKAVADVIAGHVDEDGLAKIMKQLKII